A portion of the Methylobacterium nodulans ORS 2060 genome contains these proteins:
- a CDS encoding LysR substrate-binding domain-containing protein translates to MKLLYLAAFRAVMLTGTVSAAAEVLGRSQPAVSRLLDKLEAELGAKLFERRRGLVVPTRTAQLLLDEVERAYVSLESLKTFASRVAEGESSRISAAVLPALGLNFIPATLAAFAREWPKTRVLLNVQMSVQVEEWAAAQQVDFGLAEMPFKRSGFRTEIFSDQPYLLAVPRDHPLAQRSQVGPSDVRGVPFIVGSSFTAMGQLLAQAFRTCGVPLEAQYEAPLSMTVYELVKQGVGIGLVDPYTALKQLDSRVQLVRFVPTIPFNVALLRPESRPANPAADALLDFLASERDRLMSGFPG, encoded by the coding sequence ATGAAACTTCTTTACCTTGCCGCTTTCCGCGCAGTTATGTTGACAGGGACGGTGAGCGCGGCTGCCGAGGTCTTGGGGCGGAGCCAACCCGCAGTAAGCCGCCTGCTCGACAAGCTGGAGGCAGAACTCGGTGCGAAGTTGTTCGAACGCAGGCGCGGGTTGGTCGTGCCGACACGCACCGCCCAGCTTCTGCTCGACGAGGTGGAGCGGGCCTACGTCTCGTTGGAGTCGCTCAAGACCTTCGCTTCCCGGGTCGCCGAGGGCGAAAGCAGCCGGATCTCGGCCGCCGTGCTGCCAGCCCTGGGACTGAATTTCATCCCCGCCACCCTGGCAGCCTTTGCACGGGAATGGCCCAAAACTCGGGTCCTTCTCAACGTTCAGATGTCCGTGCAGGTGGAGGAATGGGCGGCTGCTCAGCAAGTCGATTTCGGCTTGGCGGAGATGCCATTCAAACGTTCCGGTTTCCGCACTGAGATCTTCAGTGATCAACCTTACCTGCTCGCGGTTCCGCGGGATCACCCGCTTGCTCAGCGATCTCAGGTTGGGCCGTCGGACGTCCGAGGGGTGCCGTTCATCGTGGGATCGTCATTCACAGCGATGGGACAGTTGCTGGCTCAGGCTTTCAGGACATGCGGTGTGCCGCTGGAGGCACAGTACGAAGCCCCGCTTTCGATGACCGTCTACGAATTGGTCAAGCAAGGCGTGGGTATCGGCCTAGTGGATCCGTATACCGCCCTGAAGCAACTGGACAGCCGCGTGCAACTCGTACGCTTTGTGCCGACAATACCTTTCAACGTCGCGCTCCTGCGCCCTGAATCCCGTCCAGCCAACCCTGCTGCAGACGCTCTGCTGGATTTTTTGGCCTCGGAACGTGATCGCTTGATGTCGGGCTTTCCGGGCTGA
- a CDS encoding NUDIX hydrolase gives MKLKKKPQAKAAVKKALFPKLLKQVAALPIRLTQDIGLEVLLVTSRETKRWVVPKGWPMKGMKGHEAAAIEAREEAGVIGRISKKPAGYYTYDKRQPDGRTDPCRVAVYVLTVTEQLETWREKGQREMQWVGSEAATVLLQEPELASLIRDLARPATWPGTAPSLARKARAGPVVENKIVDARVEISVVKSGKTLSSEVVISPSKTDMATAVARLCLKVQETQSGPLWPFQVVVREAD, from the coding sequence GTGAAGTTAAAGAAGAAGCCTCAGGCCAAGGCAGCGGTGAAGAAGGCGCTATTTCCCAAATTACTGAAGCAGGTGGCAGCCCTGCCGATTCGCCTAACGCAAGATATTGGCCTGGAAGTGCTGCTGGTGACTTCGCGAGAAACCAAGCGCTGGGTCGTGCCAAAGGGTTGGCCGATGAAGGGCATGAAGGGTCACGAAGCAGCTGCCATCGAGGCACGCGAGGAAGCCGGCGTCATAGGGCGCATCAGCAAGAAGCCTGCGGGCTATTACACCTATGACAAGCGGCAGCCGGACGGCCGCACCGATCCTTGCCGGGTGGCAGTGTATGTCCTCACCGTCACCGAACAGCTGGAGACTTGGCGCGAGAAGGGACAGCGCGAGATGCAGTGGGTCGGCAGCGAGGCAGCGACCGTGCTGCTCCAGGAGCCGGAACTGGCATCACTGATCCGGGATCTCGCACGTCCGGCGACGTGGCCTGGCACAGCGCCCTCTCTAGCTCGAAAAGCGCGTGCCGGCCCTGTAGTAGAAAATAAAATAGTAGATGCCAGAGTCGAGATATCAGTTGTTAAGTCTGGAAAGACTTTATCTTCAGAAGTTGTGATCAGTCCTAGCAAGACTGACATGGCGACCGCTGTTGCCCGCTTGTGTCTCAAGGTTCAAGAGAC
- a CDS encoding inorganic phosphate transporter, which translates to MSDAALAFPILAGLIAVALLFDFLNGLHDAANSIATIVSTRVLRPHYAVFWAAFFNFIAFLFFGLHVAQTLGTGIIDASLVDARVIFGALSGAIVWNVLTWILGIPSSSSHALIGGLVGAGVAKAGWQAVVWGGLGKTAAAIVLSPLLGFLLALLLVLIVSWLFVRSTPFAVDRAFRLLQFVSASLYSLGHGGNDAQKTMGIIAVLLYSQGHLGREFHVPLWVVLSCQAAMAAGTLFGGWRIVHTMGSRITRLTPMQGFCAETGGALTLFAATWLGVPVSTTHTITGAIIGVGAARRTSAVRWGVASNIVVAWVLTLPAAAAIGAGAYVLTALLP; encoded by the coding sequence ATGTCCGACGCCGCGCTTGCGTTCCCGATCCTCGCCGGCCTGATCGCCGTCGCGCTCCTGTTCGACTTCCTGAACGGCCTGCACGACGCAGCGAACTCGATCGCCACAATCGTCTCGACCCGGGTGCTGCGGCCTCATTACGCGGTGTTCTGGGCAGCGTTCTTCAACTTCATCGCCTTCCTGTTCTTCGGCCTGCACGTGGCCCAGACGCTCGGCACCGGCATCATCGACGCGAGTCTCGTCGACGCCCGGGTGATCTTCGGGGCGCTTTCCGGGGCGATCGTCTGGAACGTGCTCACCTGGATCCTCGGCATCCCATCGAGCAGCTCGCACGCCCTGATCGGCGGCCTCGTGGGAGCGGGCGTCGCGAAGGCGGGCTGGCAGGCGGTGGTCTGGGGCGGGCTCGGCAAGACGGCGGCGGCCATCGTGCTCTCGCCGCTCCTCGGTTTCCTGCTCGCCCTGCTGCTGGTGCTGATCGTCTCCTGGCTGTTCGTGCGCTCGACGCCCTTCGCGGTCGACCGCGCCTTCCGCTTGCTGCAGTTCGTCTCCGCCTCGCTCTACTCGCTCGGCCACGGCGGCAACGACGCGCAGAAGACGATGGGGATCATCGCGGTGCTGCTCTACAGCCAGGGCCATCTCGGGCGCGAGTTCCACGTGCCCCTCTGGGTGGTGCTGTCCTGCCAGGCCGCGATGGCGGCCGGCACCCTGTTCGGCGGCTGGCGCATCGTGCACACGATGGGCTCGCGCATCACGCGCCTGACGCCGATGCAGGGATTCTGCGCCGAGACGGGCGGGGCCCTGACGCTGTTCGCCGCCACCTGGCTCGGCGTGCCAGTCTCGACCACGCACACGATCACGGGGGCGATCATCGGGGTCGGCGCCGCGCGGCGCACCTCGGCGGTGCGCTGGGGCGTGGCGAGCAACATCGTGGTGGCTTGGGTGCTCACCCTGCCGGCCGCGGCCGCGATCGGGGCGGGCGCTTACGTGCTCACCGCTCTGCTGCCTTGA
- a CDS encoding FAD-dependent oxidoreductase, translated as MDTHSRRDAKGDSRYDVVIIGGGINGTSAARELAAGGYKVLLTEMSDLANGASSRSSRILHCGLRYFETAHPVRTFLSSPRRLAGAMTMARAAMQARAELSDLKPDNCKPFTMCFPLYSDGDVKGWHLDLGFGLLKRLGPARPPLDYRRITRDFDQLVPFAGDLRDRESLRSIATYREYIIDSPDRLCVEAALEAERNGAELRLFTKAGFAGRSADGHWLLQLSSDGGTDLVEAPVVLNLAGTWSDGVIAGIVDEPRSPLVTGTKGSHIVVRLPQRYAGHGIACLHRGGMPFYCLPLDGDLFYFGPTETKYDGDAGDAVATDDDISFLLEEANFLLPGLGLRKSHVEFTWAGVRPLGFDARQPMGRRIREIHDLADRGMPGVFAMTAGPVMSHLSAGRELRDVVARALKPSGQPRARRPGTPSSRPRPDPAQGSAALLRHAVIAEHARDLKGILYTRTGMGWGRHLDRDTVQSAAEAVSDLLGWSQSDVSAQVESFLRYQNSRFAR; from the coding sequence GTGGACACTCACTCACGGCGAGACGCGAAGGGTGACAGCCGCTACGACGTCGTCATTATCGGTGGCGGCATCAATGGCACCAGCGCGGCGCGCGAACTGGCTGCGGGCGGGTACAAGGTTCTGCTCACCGAGATGTCGGATCTCGCCAACGGTGCGTCCAGCCGGTCATCGAGAATTCTGCATTGCGGATTGCGATACTTCGAGACGGCGCATCCGGTTCGGACCTTCCTCTCCTCACCCAGGCGACTTGCCGGCGCCATGACCATGGCGCGCGCGGCGATGCAGGCGCGAGCCGAGCTCAGCGATCTGAAGCCAGACAACTGCAAGCCTTTCACGATGTGCTTCCCCCTTTACAGCGACGGTGACGTCAAGGGGTGGCATCTCGATCTGGGGTTCGGCCTGCTGAAGCGCCTCGGTCCGGCGCGGCCGCCGCTCGACTACCGGCGCATCACGCGGGATTTCGACCAACTCGTGCCCTTCGCGGGTGATCTGCGGGATCGGGAAAGCCTCCGCTCCATCGCAACCTACCGCGAATACATCATCGACTCGCCGGATCGGCTCTGCGTGGAAGCCGCCCTGGAGGCCGAGCGCAACGGCGCGGAACTGCGCCTGTTCACGAAGGCCGGGTTTGCGGGGCGGTCAGCGGACGGACATTGGCTCCTGCAACTGTCGAGCGATGGCGGCACGGACTTGGTCGAGGCGCCCGTCGTGCTCAACCTCGCCGGGACGTGGTCCGACGGCGTCATCGCCGGGATCGTCGACGAGCCGCGATCACCGCTCGTGACAGGCACCAAGGGATCTCACATCGTGGTCCGCCTGCCGCAGCGATACGCGGGTCATGGCATCGCCTGTCTGCATCGCGGTGGAATGCCCTTCTACTGTCTCCCGCTGGATGGCGACCTGTTCTACTTCGGTCCGACCGAGACAAAGTATGACGGCGATGCCGGCGACGCCGTCGCCACTGATGACGACATTTCCTTCCTGCTTGAGGAAGCCAATTTCCTGCTTCCCGGGTTGGGGCTGCGGAAGTCCCACGTCGAGTTCACGTGGGCCGGTGTCCGACCGCTCGGCTTCGATGCCCGGCAGCCGATGGGACGCCGGATCCGCGAAATTCACGATCTCGCCGATCGCGGCATGCCGGGCGTCTTCGCGATGACCGCGGGCCCGGTGATGTCACATCTGAGCGCCGGCCGCGAGCTTCGCGACGTGGTCGCGCGAGCGCTCAAGCCTTCGGGACAGCCACGCGCGCGGCGGCCCGGGACGCCCTCTTCCAGACCGCGGCCGGATCCTGCCCAAGGGAGCGCGGCATTGCTGCGCCACGCCGTCATCGCGGAACACGCGCGCGACTTGAAGGGCATTCTTTACACGCGCACCGGGATGGGATGGGGACGTCACCTCGACCGCGACACGGTCCAGTCGGCAGCAGAGGCCGTTTCTGACCTCTTGGGATGGTCTCAGAGTGATGTCTCGGCGCAGGTCGAAAGCTTTTTACGCTACCAGAATTCCAGGTTCGCGCGGTGA
- a CDS encoding MgtC/SapB family protein, whose translation MLSNIEIIARLALSALLGSLVGLERERLLWAAGLRTHMLVAVGACLIMIVSAFGFSDVLSENHVVLDPSRVAAQVVSGIGFLGAGTILLRGEVVRGLTTAASLWAVAAVGLAVGGGLYVAAVATTLIVLIILAGVKPIEEHYQARMQTRPLRLVARTGEMSIDVLQEVTGERSSRIKQFVVRQSGSEGLDEVTVTFVRLSQRSIEAIAERLRQHPGVISVETDVS comes from the coding sequence ATGTTGAGCAACATCGAGATTATCGCCCGGCTCGCCCTCTCGGCCCTGCTCGGCAGCCTCGTCGGGCTGGAGCGGGAGCGCCTGCTCTGGGCGGCGGGCCTGCGCACCCACATGCTGGTCGCTGTCGGCGCGTGCCTGATCATGATCGTGTCGGCCTTCGGCTTCTCCGACGTGCTCAGTGAGAACCACGTCGTGCTCGATCCCTCTCGCGTCGCCGCACAGGTCGTCTCCGGAATCGGCTTCCTGGGGGCCGGCACCATCCTGCTGCGCGGCGAGGTGGTGCGGGGGCTGACTACCGCAGCGAGCCTGTGGGCCGTGGCGGCGGTCGGCCTTGCGGTGGGCGGTGGGCTCTACGTCGCGGCGGTCGCCACGACGCTGATCGTGTTGATCATCCTGGCCGGGGTGAAGCCCATCGAGGAACACTACCAGGCGCGGATGCAGACGCGCCCGCTGCGGCTCGTGGCGCGCACAGGCGAGATGTCGATCGACGTCCTGCAGGAGGTCACGGGCGAGCGCTCGTCGCGCATCAAGCAGTTCGTGGTGCGCCAGTCCGGCTCGGAGGGGCTCGACGAGGTCACGGTGACCTTCGTTCGTCTGTCCCAGCGCAGCATCGAGGCAATCGCTGAACGGTTGCGGCAACATCCCGGGGTGATCAGCGTCGAGACGGACGTCAGTTGA
- a CDS encoding DUF47 domain-containing protein — translation MLGWFRALMPKEDRFFDLFERHARTLVAGAEALQELLKGGEAVPRYCQIIAEREHEADDISREVLLAVRRSFITPFDRGDIKDLIQSMDDAIDQMHRTAKAIALFELREFDPVMREMGGTILEAAKLTAEAVPLLHKVGTHAARLAALTEQVVRVEGRSDALHEQGLKSLYLTHGRTDPMAYIVGSEILGHLEDAVDRFEDVANEISGIVIENV, via the coding sequence ATGCTGGGCTGGTTCCGGGCGCTGATGCCCAAGGAGGATCGCTTCTTCGACCTGTTCGAGCGCCATGCTCGCACGCTCGTCGCAGGCGCAGAGGCGCTCCAGGAGCTGCTCAAGGGCGGGGAGGCGGTGCCGCGCTACTGCCAGATCATCGCCGAGCGCGAGCACGAGGCCGACGACATCTCCCGCGAGGTGCTGCTCGCGGTGCGGCGCAGCTTCATCACGCCGTTCGACCGCGGCGACATCAAGGACCTGATCCAGTCGATGGACGACGCCATCGACCAGATGCACCGCACCGCCAAGGCCATCGCCCTGTTCGAGCTGCGTGAGTTTGATCCGGTCATGCGCGAGATGGGGGGCACGATCCTGGAGGCCGCCAAGCTCACCGCCGAGGCCGTCCCGTTGCTCCACAAGGTCGGCACCCACGCGGCCCGCCTCGCGGCCCTGACCGAGCAGGTGGTGCGGGTGGAGGGCCGCTCCGACGCATTGCACGAGCAGGGCCTCAAGAGCCTCTACCTCACGCACGGACGCACCGACCCCATGGCCTACATCGTCGGCAGCGAGATCCTCGGCCACCTGGAGGACGCGGTCGACCGCTTCGAGGATGTCGCCAATGAGATCAGCGGCATCGTGATCGAGAACGTATAG